One region of Takifugu flavidus isolate HTHZ2018 chromosome 14, ASM371156v2, whole genome shotgun sequence genomic DNA includes:
- the LOC130537100 gene encoding F-BAR and double SH3 domains protein 2-like → MQPPPRKVRVSQELKHTHAEQMNRLSVKHQTECDLLEDLRTFSLKRAAVEKDYAQALQKLANQYLKREWPGCQTDDEDEPRNMYCVWRAYLEGSIQVSQARISTCENYKVQVSDQVKMFRLQKEQQLKKCTDQLMAVQAELQDSIKEVMKSRKKYQEAETMAQAVREKADMDARSRLSLFQSRSSLQRANVKLKAKRSECNSKATHTRNEYLLTLAAANAHQRHYYDTDLINCIKVLDGQIYTQVKDYLASLCQIELDGYQTVDQIFGHLVKVSNGALQDFQEQLFIQKNQIFQQPPEFLFQPIDSDSVMQLQRESGTAEEQSLDKEARKWASRVAREYKSVVHIQKTLEEYRTQETSEHNSAELEPKMEAARHNLRRAELMKLKAEARLDLLRQVGVAVETWLKSAMNQVMEELENECWNNLSGHDASLAGVADLEREEEDGMEDSGEVLDDSSSSPSSTLKNYPLTCKVLYSYKASQPDELTIEEQEILEVIDDGDMEDWVKARNRSGQVGYVPEKYLQLPSSNSLLSMLQALAALDARSHSSSSNSTELETELPSGSVNGDSNVSFAKALYDYSGQTEDELSFPEGAIIRILSKDTHEDDGFWEGEFNGAVGVFPAVLVEDLSGTENRDGLNESACASLSPPTEGDRSSHSPFQPGPLHSSPLQTPTMSSPQSSTAVSPIREASAYENGHQGRSAAAHKTPFEGTPQNTSQPPKYPGNAGCNIRPVRAAPPPPKQHPRGQVKRREEVEITLV, encoded by the exons GTTCGAGTCAGCCAGGAGCTGAAACACACTCACGCAGAGCAGATGAACAGATTAAGCGTGAAACATCAGACAGAATGTGACCTTCTTGAAGACCTGAG AACCTTTAGCCTGAAGAGGGCAGCTGTAGAGAAAGACTACGCTCAG GCCCTCCAGAAGTTGGCCAATCAGTATTTGAAGAGGGAGTGGCCGGGCTGTCagacagatgatgaagatgagcccag GAACATGTACTGTGTGTGGAGGGCCTATCTGGAAGGTTCCATCCAGGTCAGCCAGGCTAGAATCAGCACCTGCGAGAACTACAAAGTCCAGGTCAGCGACCAGGTGAAGATGTTCAGActgcagaaggagcagcagctgaagaag TGCACGGACCAGCTGATGGCTGTTCAAGCTGAGCTGCAAGATTCCATCAAAGaagtgatgaagagcagaaaGAAGTACCAGGAGGCCGAAACGATGGCGCAGGCGGTCCGCGAGAAGGCTGATATGGATGCCAG GTCCAGGTTAAGTCTGTTCCAGTCCCGATCCAGTCTCCAGAGAGCCAACGTAAAG CTAAAAGCAAAAAGGAGCGAGTGTAACTCGAAAGCCACACACACGAGAAACGAATACCTTCTAACGCTGGCGGCCGCTAACGCTCACCAGCGGCATTACTATGACACAGACCTCATCAACTGTATCAAG GTGTTGGATGGTCAGATCTACACCCAGGTGAAGGATTATCTGGCGTCGCTCTGTCAGATCGAGCTGGATGGTTACCAGACGGTCGACCAAATCTTTGGCCACCTTGTAAAAGTCTCCAACGGC GCACTTCAGGACTTCCAAGAGCAGCTCTTCATACAGAAGAACCAGATCTTCCAGCAGCCTCCAGAATTCTTGTTCCAACCCATCGACTCTGATTCG GTgatgcagctgcagagagaaagtggaacagcagaggaacaaagtCTGGATAAGGAGGCGAGGAAATGGGCGAGCCGAGTGGCCCGAGAGTACAAGAGTGTCGTCCACATCCAGAAG ACTCTGGAGGAATACAGGACGCAGGAGACATCCGAGCACAACAGTGCTGAGCTGGAGCCCAAGATGGAGGCGGCCCGACACAATCTGCGTAGAGCAgag TTGATGAAATTGAAAGCGGAGGCTCGTCTGGATCTGCTGAGACAAGTGGGTGTTGCCGTGGAGACATGGCTGAAGAGCGCCATGAATcaagtgatggaggagctggagaatgaGTGCTGGAACAACCTGAGCGGCCATGATGCGTCACTGGCG GGGGTGGCAGACctggagcgggaggaggaggacgggatgGAGGACAGTGGCGAAGTGTTGGatgacagcagctccagcccctccagcaCCTTGAAGAACTACCCCCTGACCTGCAAAGTTCTCTATTCTTACAAG GCATCTCAGCCAGATGAACTGACCATCGAGGAGCAGGAGATCTTGGAGGTCATTGATGACGGAGACATGGAGGACTGGGTCAAG GCCAGAAATCGCAGTGGACAGGTGGGCTATGTTCCAGAGAAGTACCTGCAGCTGCCCTCGTCCAACAGCCTGCTGAGCATGCTGCAGGCGCTGGCTGCACTGGACGCCCGATCGCACTCTTCCAGCAGTAACTCCACCGAACTTGAGACCGAACTGCCATCTGGTTCCGTCAATGGAGACTCAAATG TGTCTTTTGCGAAGGCCCTCTACGACTACTCTGGACAAACGGAGGACGAGCTGTCGTTTCCCGAAGGAGCCATCATTCGAATTCTGAGTAAAGACACCCACGAGGATGACGGTTTCTGGGAGGGGGAGTTCAATGGCGCGGTGGGCGTCTTCCCTGCCGTCCTGGTGGAAGATCTGTCAGGCACTGAAAACAGAGACGGACTAAATGAAAGCGCATGT GCTTCGCTGTCCCCTCCGACCGAGGGGGATCGATCGTCTCACAGCCCTTTCCAGCCTGGTCCTCTCCACAGCAGCCCCCTCCAGACACCCACCATGTCCTCACCTCAGTCCAGCACCGCTGTCTCTCCAATTAGGGAAGCATCTGCCTATGAAAATGGACATCAGGGACgttctgctgcagcacacaAAACCCCTTTTGAAG GTACCCCTCAGAATACTTCTCAACCTCCCAAATACCCAGGAAACGCAGGCTGCAACATCCGACCT GTCCGTGCGGCACCTCCGCCTCCAAAGCAGCATCCTCGCGGGCAGGTGAAGCggcgagaggaagtggagatCACGCTGGTGTGA